Proteins encoded within one genomic window of Anopheles gambiae chromosome 3, idAnoGambNW_F1_1, whole genome shotgun sequence:
- the LOC1271305 gene encoding nuclear hormone receptor FTZ-F1 beta translates to MRIMTSTEVNGGGGGGGGGGTTGTPTARGSNVSVTTINCDDGGGGGGPVETVGTAFKHNNNNNSLNNNNNSTAGTTTTSSSLNNNTPATTTTSPSSGIFGNVGGAIRITVPKMEESDESDTELSNIEKTAAAAATLTNGVSMREERSASKSLPRPMSWEGELSEPEEPMLVDNENSSSSSSGGGKLTIAPIDPSPIAMIVPKREEEQQEPATSGPGITEPLALTASNGGGAVGYNLSAHGGQQQGAGTAPLRNAGGSSSSSSNSPLPANRLLIKPEAGLPLINPGLAYSASAATGMPLKKGGGGGLPDVINLKYELPPGGDPGGGGGGGLPPGAIHSPLLVRSKTSLLPANPSPDSAIHSVYTHSSPSQSPLTSRHAPYTPSLSRNNSDASHSSCYSYSSEFSPTHSPIQGRHSIFASAAGGGGGGGGGSASFNGSPLHHSVLYKPMLDGSEQQQQHQQQQQQALKQLAAAAAAAAQEEPLYEGDHLPSPGISRQQLINSPCPICGDKISGFHYGIFSCESCKGFFKRTVQNRKNYVCLRGAACPVTIATRKKCPACRFEKCLQKGMKLEAIREDRTRGGRSTYQCSYTLPGPMGGAGGAGMQAGDSPGPGPFQYGGTVRSPYVGGGAGSTVGGGQQMKMEPPDGGGGGGGMMMGGSGAMSSGMSGMNGTGSGHDGAASGGGGGGGNHMQPGIPVLLQEIMDVEPLWQYNAQELARLNQPATNVSSATIANNPILSSAGISSDSSPDLIANLCNIADHRLYKIVKWCKSLPLFKHISIDDQICLLINSWCELLLFSCCYRSISTPGEIKISLGKSITLEQVKNSGLQTCIERMLNLTDHLRRLRVDRYEYVAMKVIVLLSSDTSELKESEKVRTSQEKALQALQAYTLAHYPKSPAKFGELLLRIPELQRTCQVGKEMLTIKPKDGEEPSFNLLMELLRGEH, encoded by the exons ATGCGCATAATGACATCGACCGAGgtgaacggtggtggtggcggtggcggtggcggtggcacgACGGGGACCCCGACGGCCCGCGGCAGCAACGTGTCCGTAACGACGATCAACTGCGacgatggcggtggtggtggtggtccggTCGAAACCGTTGGGACGGCGTtcaagcacaacaacaacaataacagcctcaacaacaacaacaacagcacagcgGGGACGACAACCACTAGTAGCAGCctgaacaacaacacaccCGCCACGACGACAACAAGTCCCTCAAGTGGCATCTTTGGAAACGTGGGCGGCGCGATCCGCATCACCGTGCCGAAGATGGAGGAGTCGGACGAATCCGACACGGAGCTGTCGAACATCGAGAAgacggcggcagcggcagcgacgCTAACCAACGGTGTCAGCATGCGGGAGGAGCGCAGCGCCAGCAAGAGCCTGCCGCGGCCAATGTCCTGGGAGGGCGAGCTGTCCGAGCCGGAGGAACCGATGCTGGTCGATAATGAAAATTCCAGCTCGAGCTCGAGCGGTGGCGGCAAGCTGACAATCGCACCGATTGATCCGTCCCCGATCGCGATGATAGTGCCGAAGCGGGAGGAGGAACAGCAGGAACCGGCAACGTCCGGGCCGGGCATTACGGAACCGCTGGCACTGACCGCTTCCAACGGGGGCGGTGCCGTCGGTTACAACCTTTCCGCGCACGGTGGTCAGCAGCAGGGGGCGGGCACGGCGCCGCTCCGGAATGCGGGTGGGAGCAGCAGTAGCTCGAGCAATTCGCCCCTCCCCGCGAACCGGCTGCTGATCAAGCCGGAAGCGGGCCTTCCGCTGATCAACCCCGGGCTGGCGTACAGCGCAAGCGCGGCCACCGGCATGCCCCTCAAGAagggtggtggcggcggtctGCCGGATGTGATAAACCTCAAGTACGAGCTGCCACCGGGCGGTGAtccgggcggtggtggtggtggtggtctgcCACCCGGTGCCATCCATTCGCCGCTGCTCGTGCGCTCCAAGACGTCGCTGCTGCCCGCCAACCCGAGTCCCGACTCGGCTATCCACTCGGTGTACACGCACAGCTCGCCGAGCCAGTCGCCGCTGACGTCCCGCCATGCCCCGTACACGCCGTCGCTCAGCCGGAACAATAGCGATGCGTCGCACAGCAGCTGCTACTCGTACAGCTCCGAGTTTAGTCCGACGCATTCGCCGATCCAGGGGCGGCACAGTATATTTGCCAGTGCGGCGGggggtggtggaggtggtggaggGGGGAGTGCATCGTTCAATGGGTCACCGTTGCACCACTCAGTATTATACAAACCGATGCTGGACGGgagcgaacagcagcagcagcatcagcagcagcaacagcaggccTTGAAGCAgttggcagcggcggcggcagccgcGGCCCAGGAGGAGCCCCTGTACGAGGGGGACCATCTGCCGTCGCCCGGGATATCACGCCAGCAGCTTATCAACAG TCCGTGCCCAATCTGTGGCGATAAGATATCCGGCTTCCACTATGGCATTTTCTCGTGCGAGTCGTGCAAGGGCTTCTTCAAGCGTACGGTGCAGAACCGTAAGAACTACGTGTGCCTTAGGGGAGCGGCCTGTCCGGTGACGATAGCGACGCGCAAAAAGTGTCCCGCTTGTCGGTTCGAGAAGTGCCTTCAGAAGGGAATGAAGCTGGAAG caatTCGTGAGGATCGTACGCGCGGCGGACGCTCGACCTACCAGTGCTCGTACACGCTGCCCGGACCGATGGGCGGTGCGGGAGGGGCGGGCATGCAGGCGGGCGACTCACCCGGGCCGGGACCGTTCCAGTACGGTGGCACGGTACGCTCACCGTACGTGGGAGGCGGTGCCGGCTCGACCGTTGGCGGTGGCCAGCAGATGAAGATGGAACCAccggacggtggtggtggtggtggtggaatgaTGATGGGTGGCTCGGGAGCGATGAGCAGCGGCATGAGCGGCATGAACGGCACGGGCAGTGGACACGATGGAGCTGccagtggtggcggtggtggagggGGAAATCACATGCAACCAGGCATTCCAGTACTGCTACAG GAAATCATGGACGTGGAACCACTGTGGCAGTACAACGCACAGGAGCTAGCACGGCTGAACCAACCAGCAACGAACGTGAGCAGCGCAACGATCGCCAACAACCCGATCCTGTCCAGTGCCGGCATCTCGTCCGACAGCAGCCCCGATCTGATCGCGAACCTCTGCAACATTGCCGACCACCGGCTGTACAAGATCGTCAAGTGGTGCAAAAGCTTGCCGCTCTTCAAGCACATTTCC ATCGACGACCAGATCTGTCTGCTGATCAACTCCTGGtgtgagctgctgctgttttccTGCTGCTACCGATCGATCTCGACACCGGGCGAGATCAAAATTTCCCTCGGCAAGTCGATCACGCTCGAGCAGGTGAAAAACAGTGGACTGCAG ACGTGCATTGAGCGCATGCTGAACCTCACAGACCATCTGCGGCGGTTGCGCGTCGACCGGTACGAGTACGTGGCGATGAAGGTGATCGTACTGCTCTCGTCCGACACGTCCGAGCTGAAGGAGTCGGAAAAGGTGCGAACCAGCCAGGAGAAGGCACTGCAGGCACTGCAGGCGTACACCCTCGCCCACTATCCCAAGTCGCCGGCCAAGTTcggcgagctgctgctgcgcataCCGGAGCTGCAGCGCACGTGTCAG GTTGGCAAAGAAATGCTCACGATTAAACCGAAGGACGGCGAGGAGCCGTCGTTTAATCTGCTAATGGAGTTGCTTCGCGGTGAGCACTAG
- the LOC1271307 gene encoding general odorant-binding protein 45 gives MCSNRSAFGLLLLAWLASVTILGVEAYTTPPPTTANCTTVSTFDAALQECVVQLGIAPERLDQEYNLLLYPADRDTMCLVRCIGVLLRFWNDTTGLREATIRQYYEPAPEDQDYQNRTRSCLAALEPSVTDVCERAHRSFLCYHQHYGYLRKTDRYVPKTPLEMKQIQQDCVDVYGLDPARLNHYQDGQFPDDPETQCFVRCVGLRAGLYTDRDGPNIDRMYIQCESCADETLFRAKAGECIAAQRRHKLSKCTAAYRTLYHCFRDDQLDMYASLTTAAATAAAMTTTTTTKKSTPPNAIPALSVRKPSDRAKLSPDAWQLEIILEGLYNQKY, from the coding sequence ATGTGCTCCAATCGTTCCGCTTTCGGGCTATTACTGTTGGCGTGGCTAGCAAGTGTGACGATACTCGGCGTCGAAGCGTACACAACACCTCCACCGACTACTGCCAACTGTACCACCGTCAGTACCTTTGACGCCGCCTTGCAGGAATGTGTCGTCCAGCTCGGAATTGCACCGGAACGACTCGACCAGGAGTACAACCTACTGCTCTACCCTGCGGATCGGGACACCATGTGCTTGGTACGATGTATCGGTGTGCTGCTTCGCTTCTGGAACGATACGACCGGACTGCGCGAGGCTACGATCCGTCAGTACTACGAACCAGCACCGGAAGACCAAGACTACCAGAACCGTACCCGCAGCTGTCTCGCGGCACTGGAACCTAGCGTAACGGATGTTTGCGAACGAGCGCATCGATCGTTCCTGTGCTATCATCAGCACTACGGATACCTTCGCAAGACTGATCGCTACGTACCCAAAACACCGCTCGAGATGAAACAGATCCAGCAGGACTGTGTGGATGTTTATGGGTTAGACCCGGCCCGGTTGAACCACTACCAGGACGGTCAATTTCCCGACGATCCTGAAACGCAATGCTTCGTGCGATGCGTTGGACTTCGGGCTGGACTGTACACCGACCGGGACGGACCGAACATTGACCGGATGTACATACAGTGTGAATCGTGCGCCGATGAGACGCTGTTTCGTGCAAAGGCTGGCGAGTGTATCGCGGCACAGAGGCGGCACAAGCTGAGCAAGTGTACGGCCGCCTACCGGACGCTGTACCATTGCTTCCGGGACGATCAGCTGGATATGTACGCAAGCTtaacgacggcggcggcgacggcggcagCGATGACTACCACGACGACCACCAAGAAAAGCACACCACCGAACGCTATTCCGGCACTTTCGGTAAGGAAACCGAGCGATAGGGCGAAGTTGTCGCCCGATGCCTGGCAGCTGGAGATCATCCTGGAGGGTCTTTACAATCAGAAGTACTGA